One Metamycoplasma gateae genomic window, TTGTTTACCGGTTATTAGACCAAAATTTCTAAATGAATTTCAATCTTTTTCATCTCATGCTTTTTTAATTGCATTTCTTTCATTTTCTGTTCCATGAATCATGATTAATCCACGATAATGTTCAACTAATTCATTTTCATTTGCATAAAAATGTTCATAAATGTTTCCATTTCATTTATATTCATCGTTTGTTCATTGTGTATAAGGTTTAGCTTCGAATAATTCTTGTGCATTTTTTGCAATTTGTCTAAGTTTATCGTCTTCCATACCGTTAGAATATTTATCATTGAAATTTTTATCAAACTTAAATGCTCTTGTTAATGTTTGGATAATTGGTAAAATATTGCTATTTTGATTTTCTTGCAAAACATAAAGCGGAGTTGTAATTACTCCTATGTTGCTTGTTCCTTTTTTTAATACTGAAACTAGATCATTGTTTTCTGCAATATACTTAATATCCATTTCAACCTTATTTTTTCTAGCTTCTTGATATTTTTCTAATATTTTATTAAAGAATTTGTGTTCTTTATTGCCAAATCATGGTTCATTAACTGAAAATAATAGCTTATTTTCTTGTTTGCATGAAATAGCTAATAATGGAGTTGCTAAAGCAACAAAGCCTCCTAATAATAAACCAATTTTTTTAATTTTCATCTTATAAAAATCCCTTCATATTTCTAAATATATAAAGGGATGCTAAAATATTGAAACTCACTACGCTGGTATTAACCAGATCAGTTAATGAGGGTATTTCTCAGCATTAAGCACCCCTGTTCTAAAAAAATTTTATAATAAATAATTTATTTTTTTGAAAGATACATTTATATATTTATTTAAATATATAATTAATATGTTGTTAGGAAGGTTAAAATGAATTATTCAGTTAATCAAATAATAAAAGCAAAAGTTACACGAGTATCAAAAAAGGTAGTTACATTCATAACAAAGGATTCAATAATAGGATATTTAAATATTCATGAAGTTAGCGATTACTTCATTAGCGATTTAAATCTAATGTTTAAGGTAAATGATATAAAAGAATTAAAAATTATTGAAATAATGCCAAATAAGGAATTAGTTTTTTCATTCAAAGCAATTCACCCAAAAGAGTTGAGAAACCCGTTTAGGTTTAAATTAGATAAAGATAACGCAAAATTTGATGCTTTATTAGATTTTACTAACAAAGGAATTAGTTATGGCGATTAAAAATAAAGTAGATTTTATTTGCGAACAAGTAATTGATCAAAAGGTATTTGAGGGTAAATATAATGATATCATTGAAAATATTAACTCAAAAATACAAAACAAACAAACAATAGGTCAAAAAAGTTTAGGATTCTTTGATGTCTTAAAGAATATTCAATCAAGTGATTATATAAAAATAAAAAAGATTGTCAAATTTCTTCATGAAGAAAAAATTGATACCTTAGTGATAATTGCACCTCAAACAATATGTCTTCAATCGCAAGCTATAATTGATTTAACCTTTTCGAAAAACACAAATTCTAAAAGCATTGAAGTTATTTATGTGAATGAAAGTTTTGATGGTATCGATATTGTAAAATTAATGCAATATTTAGAAAATAAAGCTTTTGCTTTAAATATTATTTCTAAAAACGGTGATGATTTAGAAAATTTAATTATTTTTAGAGAATTAATATCGCTTCTAAATAATAAGGTTGGAAAAAACAACGCACTCAAGTATATTTTTGCAACAACAAATAATAACTATGGGAAGCTATTTAATTTAGTACAAAATAAAAAATATAATCACCTAGTTTTATTAGATAATACAACAGCACGATTTTTAAATTATTCAGTTGCAACACTATTACCACTAGCATGTGCCAACATTGATATTGATGAATATATTACAGGAGCTAAAGAGGCAAACGAATACTATTCGAATACGAAATTATCAAATAATCCTGCTTATAAATATTCATTAGTTAGATATGTATTTAATAAATTAGATAAGAAAAAAGATGAAAAAGACATTTTCTCTATTGAAAACATTATAGTTTTTTCACCTTCATATAAAAAAATGGCAGACCTATTTTCAATGTATTTAAACTCAACATCTTATAGAAAATACAAAGGTATTAGAGTTGAAACTTATGTACATCCAAGTGATACGAAAACATTTACAAATTTATTCTTCGAAAAGCAGAGAAAGATGTTTGACACTCACTTTGTAGTAAAAAACCCGTACTATGATTATAATGTTGCAATAATGAATGATAATGAAGGTGATGAATTTAATTATTTAATGAAATATTCTTACAATAAGATAAACAAAACAATTGCTAAAGCAATAAAAGATTATCATTTAAGTAATCAAATCCCTTTTATTGAGATAATATTAGAGGATATAAGTGATAGAAGTATTGGATGATTGATAGCCTTTATTCACAGAGCTTCAATTATGACTTCTTATTTAATGAATTTTGATCCTTTTGAAGAAATAGGATTAAAGACTTACAATATTGAATTAACAAAAAAAATTACAGAACTAATTGGAGGAAATAAAAATGACTAAAATTGGAATTATAGGTGTTGGAGCAGTTGGATCAGCCTTCTTGTATGCTTCATTGAATAAATGAATTGAAGCCGATTATATTTTAGTTGATGCATTTGTTGATTATGCTAAGGCACAAGCAAAAGATTTAAATGATGCTGCATGTTCGATGCCAAACAATGGTTCAACATTTAAAGCTGGTGATTACACAGATTTAAAAGATGCTGAAATCATTGTTATTACTGCATCAGTTAAACCAAAAGATGGCGTTTTAAAAGATAGATTAGAATTGCTTACAGATAATGCAAAATTAATTGCTGACATTGGAATAAAAATAAAAGAATCAGGCTTTAAAGGAATTACAATAATTGCGTCTAATCCAGTTGATACGATGGCTTGCATTTTCCAACAAGTTACTGGCTTTGAATCATGCAAAGTAATATCATCAGGTACCATTTTAGAAACAGCGAGAATGAAAAAATTCTTATCAGAAAAAATTAATGTTAAAGCAGGTTCTATTACAGGCTTTGTTATTGGTGAACACGGTTCAAGATGCTTAATCCCTTTTTCAAAAATGAGAATTGGATTAGGTTCATTAAAAGACTGATTAGCAAACGGAACAATTACCAAGGAATGATTAGACAATCTAAATCAAAAAGTAAAAGATGAGGCTTTTGAAATAATTACAGGTAAAGGAATTACTAATTTTGGAATTGGTGAAAACTTAGCCGAAATTACTCAATCAATTTTAACTGACCGCCAATCAGTATATTCATTAGGAGTTAAACTACCTGAAGAATATGCAAATAGTGGAATATATTTTGGATTACCAGTTATTTTAGGAAAAAACGGTTATCGTCATTTACCAAAAATTAGATTAGAATTAGAGGAACAAATGATTTTTGATTCTTACTCAAAAGAAATGAAAGAAACTGCAATTCAAGTTTTAAAAAATTTAAACATTGAACCAGATTTTAAATAATTCATATATTATAAAAATGCCTAAAAATTAATAAATCATACAAGGCATTTTTATTTTTATATGTTTCTAAAAAATAAAATTTAAATATAATATTGATTATGAAAAAAATTGAATTTAATAATTATTCAGCATCCTACAAAAAAGATAAAGTTAATATTCTTAATAATATTAATTTAGAAATAAATAAAGGTGAAATGATTGCTATTATTGGAAAATCTGGTGTAGGTAAAACAACAATTTTTAACGCTCTTTTAAAACAATTAGATACAAAATCTGGTTATTTAAATATAGATGATAACAATATAGATTCTATTAATAAAAAACAATGAAAAAAGGTTGTTAGAAAGATAGGTTATTTATCGCAAGAAACAAACTTAATTGATTCTTTAAATATTTATGAAAATATATTACATTTTTATCCTAAATATAAAAATAAATTTTTCTCATTTTTTAAAATGATAACAAAACAGCAAAAACAAGAAATCTTAGAAACTCTTGATAATCTAGATATAGTTGATAAAATTTTTACTAAAATTTCAGATCTTTCTGGAGGTCAAAAACACAGGGTTGAAATAGCAAAATTATTATTAAAAAAGGTCGAAATTATTTTAGCTGATGAACCTACGTCGTCCTTGGATGTTAAAACTTCTAAAGATATCATGAATATTTTAAAAAATATTAATAAAAAATATAATACTACTGTACTTGTTAATATTCATGATTTAAGTATTATTCAAAAGTTTTTTGATAAATATATTTTTATTAAAAATGGCACTATATTTCAAATAGGCAACCCTAAAGATTTATCTAAAAAAGAAATGGAAAAATTATACGAATTATAGTTATAAACACTAGTTTATAACTTTTTTTATTTTTAAAATGGTGTTTATTGTAAAATTAATACATAAAATGAAAGGTGACTTAATGGAATTACAAAGTAGCGAACGATGTTGCATATACAATGTGTTTTCAGTAAGCACATTTTGTTAATCTTATAAATGCTACTTCTTTTATTTAAAAAATGAAAGGGGATAAAATGAAAAAGAACATTAAAAAAACAATTGTTGAAAACAATGTTTCTAAAATAAATAAGCAAGACCTTAAAAGAAATTTAATTAATCAAAGACTAGCTGAAGCATCGGAATCTGATGTTGATTTTCTATATAAAAAATATAACTCTACAAGTAAAGGTATTTTAAAAGAAGATATCGTTGATGAAAACCGTGATGAGTTTGGGGTTAACAAAATTTCTAAAAAAGGTTCTGATACAATTGGTAAAAGATTAGTTAGATCTTTCTTTAATTTATTCAATATTATCCTTTTTGTTTTAGCTATAGTATCTTCGGTTATTGATATTATTCTTCCATTAACTCAATCTAAACACGATGAAGTTAATTACATAACTGTTTCTATTATTTTAATACTTGTTTTTGCAAGTAGTATCATTCATTTTGTACAAGAACAAAAATCAGCATCTAGTGCTAACAAACTTATTGAAATCATTGAAACAACGTGTTTGGTAGAACGTAATGGTGTGTTAAAAGAAATACCAATGGATGAAATTGTAGTTGGTGATATCATTCATTTAGCTGCCGGAGATATTATACCTGGTGATGTAAGAATAATATCTGCAAAGGACTTATTCGTATCTCAATCATCATTAACAGGGGAAAGTGATGCTATTGAAAAATATAGCGATATTGATAAGAACAAAACATATGATAATATAACTGATCGTTCTAATCTTGCATTTATGGGTTCTAATATAATTTCAGGATCTGCAAAGGCAATAGTCATAGTAGTTGGGAATGATACATTTATCGGTAAAGTTGCTTCAAAACTTAATGAAAAACAGGTTCCTACAAACTTCGAAAAAGGCATTAAAAAAATATCAATAATGCTTACTGTAATAATTGCATGCGTTATCCCTATAGTATTTTTAATAGTGGGGCTTATGCATCAAAAAACAGAAGGTAGTGCAGCTTGAATTAATGCATTATTGTTCGGTATTTCAATTGCTGTGGGATTAACTCCTGAAATGCTACCTATGATTGTAACCGCTTGTTTATCAAAGGGTTCAATGGCGATGGGAAAGGCTAAAACAATTGTTAAAAATATTAATTCGATTCAAAACTTTGGCGCGATGGATATATTATGTACTGATAAAACAGGAACCATTACACAAGATGAAATTATTCTGGAACGCCATTTGGATGTTAATGGTAAAGAAGATACACACGTTTTAAAATATGCCTTTTTAAATTCGTATTATCAAACAGGCTTAAAAAATTTATTAGATAAATCAATTATCAATAGAACTCTTGATTTAGCAGATGAAGAAAAAACATTAGATAATTTAGAATTACATTATTTAAAAATCGATGAAGTTCCATTTGATTTTAATAGAAAAAGAATGTCTGTTTTAGTTAAATCATTAAAAAATGATAAGGTTACCTTGATTACAAAAGGTGCTGTTGAAGAAATAATAAATGTATGTAACAAAATTTATTTAGATGGAAAAGTTGTTCCACTAGATAAAAAAGTAGTTAAAAAAGTATTGAATAAAG contains:
- a CDS encoding lactate/malate family dehydrogenase — protein: MTKIGIIGVGAVGSAFLYASLNKWIEADYILVDAFVDYAKAQAKDLNDAACSMPNNGSTFKAGDYTDLKDAEIIVITASVKPKDGVLKDRLELLTDNAKLIADIGIKIKESGFKGITIIASNPVDTMACIFQQVTGFESCKVISSGTILETARMKKFLSEKINVKAGSITGFVIGEHGSRCLIPFSKMRIGLGSLKDWLANGTITKEWLDNLNQKVKDEAFEIITGKGITNFGIGENLAEITQSILTDRQSVYSLGVKLPEEYANSGIYFGLPVILGKNGYRHLPKIRLELEEQMIFDSYSKEMKETAIQVLKNLNIEPDFK
- the mgtA gene encoding magnesium-translocating P-type ATPase, with product MKKNIKKTIVENNVSKINKQDLKRNLINQRLAEASESDVDFLYKKYNSTSKGILKEDIVDENRDEFGVNKISKKGSDTIGKRLVRSFFNLFNIILFVLAIVSSVIDIILPLTQSKHDEVNYITVSIILILVFASSIIHFVQEQKSASSANKLIEIIETTCLVERNGVLKEIPMDEIVVGDIIHLAAGDIIPGDVRIISAKDLFVSQSSLTGESDAIEKYSDIDKNKTYDNITDRSNLAFMGSNIISGSAKAIVIVVGNDTFIGKVASKLNEKQVPTNFEKGIKKISIMLTVIIACVIPIVFLIVGLMHQKTEGSAAWINALLFGISIAVGLTPEMLPMIVTACLSKGSMAMGKAKTIVKNINSIQNFGAMDILCTDKTGTITQDEIILERHLDVNGKEDTHVLKYAFLNSYYQTGLKNLLDKSIINRTLDLADEEKTLDNLELHYLKIDEVPFDFNRKRMSVLVKSLKNDKVTLITKGAVEEIINVCNKIYLDGKVVPLDKKVVKKVLNKVEEFSEEGMRVVAVASKKSNIEAVGKLSVADEKDMTLIGYLTFLDPPKDSAEDAIKKLHNLGVEVKILTGDNPLVTKAVCSKVGIPYQRILLGKDISRLSDVELAIEVEKTQIFAKLSPDQKARIITILRKNGHVVGYMGDGINDAPAMKVADVSISVDTAVDIAKESANIILLEKDLNVLATGIVEGRKTHANINKYIKMTVSSNFGNIFSVVIASALLPFIPMAPVQIIFLNLIYDFCCGTIPWDNVDKEFIQSPRQWGHKSIWKFMLWFGPASSIVDIMAFCLLFFVIIPRSLSGTTFTKISDFTALNDEQQKLFKYMFWAGWLVVSMWTQTFVIHLLRTDKMPIFKSNSSTAVIISTLGGVAVVTALPYIPKINSSLQLAPLPAEFYGWLALLLGTYTLLVLITKIIYKKLYKEFL
- a CDS encoding S1 domain-containing protein, whose product is MNYSVNQIIKAKVTRVSKKVVTFITKDSIIGYLNIHEVSDYFISDLNLMFKVNDIKELKIIEIMPNKELVFSFKAIHPKELRNPFRFKLDKDNAKFDALLDFTNKGISYGD
- the cypl gene encoding ABC transporter thiamine pyrophosphate-binding lipoprotein p37/Cypl, with amino-acid sequence MKIKKIGLLLGGFVALATPLLAISCKQENKLLFSVNEPWFGNKEHKFFNKILEKYQEARKNKVEMDIKYIAENNDLVSVLKKGTSNIGVITTPLYVLQENQNSNILPIIQTLTRAFKFDKNFNDKYSNGMEDDKLRQIAKNAQELFEAKPYTQWTNDEYKWNGNIYEHFYANENELVEHYRGLIMIHGTENERNAIKKAWDEKDWNSFRNFGLITGKQTSGSKYILQEQLFRKHFNLEGNKFTSFAEDKLQNADKYTIDKARNIGKGSLKKFHIVFDELASFAYTNNKKGNLYTPEDNDSKIEFLTATEPLKYNIIAVDKRAFNDQEINDLKNIIINVWREKQDDYGPTVGFNGYKTINDHVEEVINPYNEIFN
- a CDS encoding glucose-6-phosphate isomerase, translating into MAIKNKVDFICEQVIDQKVFEGKYNDIIENINSKIQNKQTIGQKSLGFFDVLKNIQSSDYIKIKKIVKFLHEEKIDTLVIIAPQTICLQSQAIIDLTFSKNTNSKSIEVIYVNESFDGIDIVKLMQYLENKAFALNIISKNGDDLENLIIFRELISLLNNKVGKNNALKYIFATTNNNYGKLFNLVQNKKYNHLVLLDNTTARFLNYSVATLLPLACANIDIDEYITGAKEANEYYSNTKLSNNPAYKYSLVRYVFNKLDKKKDEKDIFSIENIIVFSPSYKKMADLFSMYLNSTSYRKYKGIRVETYVHPSDTKTFTNLFFEKQRKMFDTHFVVKNPYYDYNVAIMNDNEGDEFNYLMKYSYNKINKTIAKAIKDYHLSNQIPFIEIILEDISDRSIGWLIAFIHRASIMTSYLMNFDPFEEIGLKTYNIELTKKITELIGGNKND
- a CDS encoding ATP-binding cassette domain-containing protein; translation: MKKIEFNNYSASYKKDKVNILNNINLEINKGEMIAIIGKSGVGKTTIFNALLKQLDTKSGYLNIDDNNIDSINKKQWKKVVRKIGYLSQETNLIDSLNIYENILHFYPKYKNKFFSFFKMITKQQKQEILETLDNLDIVDKIFTKISDLSGGQKHRVEIAKLLLKKVEIILADEPTSSLDVKTSKDIMNILKNINKKYNTTVLVNIHDLSIIQKFFDKYIFIKNGTIFQIGNPKDLSKKEMEKLYEL